CCTCCCTGGgagttgcttttctctttggCCAGTGTTTGTCCAGCATGATGCTGCCCAGCTCTACCTCACAGTCTGGAACCTGATCAAGAACCAGATCACAGACGTGGACTTGGTAAGTCCTAGAACAGAGAGCTCAGAAAGGGAGGATGCTGTCCTTGTGCACATGGAAACCAAGAGGAAACGTGTAGAATGCTCACCACAGTCGTGCAGTGTGGCCGCTGTGACTTCTCTGCACCTTAgtgagcaggggcaggggcagccGCTATTTCTGGAGCTCTGTGTGGTGTCTCCAGCTCTGGACGTGGCTGACCTGTTCACTCGGGCTCTCTTTGCCCCTCTTCCTCCTACCCCCCGCCCCACGTTGCAGGTGGCAAGGCTGCAAGCCCTCTACACCATCCGGTTGAAGGAGTCCTTTGTCTGTCTTGAATGTACCTCGGAGATGAGCAGAAACAGCAGCATGCTGGCCCTCCCCCTGTCTGTCTTTGATATGCACTGGAAGCCCCTGAAAACGCTGGTGAGGTTCCTCCTGGGGAGTTTGCTATTCCCTGCAGCCCAATGTTGTCAGCGCTCCCTTGCTTCTTTAATGCACCCTTGGCTTTCAAAAACTGATTTCCATTTCCTAAGCATGGGTCTGCTTAGTTCTCCTTTGATTTGCAGGAAAAATAAGTCTCTCCTCCCGCTCCCCTTGTCCTTCCTGCTCCTCAACAAGTAGATCCTCTCTGAGATCCTGGCACGTGTACCACGCGGGCTGATGTTAGGGGAACCTGAGGAGAACCCTTGTCTGTGGGGAAAAGGGTGACCCCAGGTGGAGTAACCCTGGCTTTCCCTGCTCTCTGGGGCAGGAGGATGCTCTCCACTGTTTCTTCCAGCCCCAGGAGCTGTCCAGCAAAGACAAGTGCTTCTGTGAGAGCTGTGGCAGGAAGACTCTCTGGAAGCAGGTACTCGCTGCTGATCAGAGGCTTCCCTGgactgtggggtggggggtgcgggcCCTTGGGGAGGGGGCATGCTGAGGGAGGGAATCCGCCAGGCTGGGTCCAGGATCCTGGGGGCTTCTGATGCCCAGAGCTGTGGATGCGCTCCTGGGGCCCCATCACtgtaggggtggggagggcacaAGAGCCACACTCAGGCCCACCCTCGCCTGGGCTCAGGGAGCAGACTCCACAGTCCCCTACAGACACCTGTGGAACCCTGGGCTGCTCAAGCCTTCTGTGGGAGACCCAGCAGATTCCAAGGAGGGGTGCTGTTTCACTCCCTTCTTTTTGGGGAGGAAGAACATCCTGTTGGCCCTGGTGCTTCTTGGAATTGACCTGTTTGAAGTGCCTGGGACTCATCTCCACGGTGACTGTGTTTTTTCCAGGTCTTGACACTGACCCATCTGCCCCAGACACTGACCATCCACCTCATGAGATTCTCCATCAGAAACCTGCGGGCAGAAAAAGTCTGCCACTCATTGTATTTCCCCCAGAATCTGGATCTAACCAAGCTCCTTGAGACAAAGGGAGAGCCCTGCAGTGCTGAGGAGCAGGTGAGGGCCCTCGTGCTCCTtacacacaaacacgcacacacacacatatacacaccccccacacacacaccctggccTCATCAGAGCCCATGTCTTttgtctgtctccctccccaccccatcagaCACCACATCCTTTGTCTGTCTCCTTCCCCTGAGCTGCCCAGCATCACACACACCAGAGATGCATTTTGGGTTTGGGGCGTCATCCTCTCCTCTGTGGCCGAGCTCAGGACTCACAGGGAGGAACACTCACAAACGCTTAGTGTGATTCGTGGAAACATAGTCACACATTTAAGAAACACTGATCTTTCAATAAGGAGTTTAGACTCTTCTCGAATAACAGCCATGGGGCTGTTAgcttcacattcccaccagcgtTGCTGTTGGCAGCTGCATTTCTGTTAAGACTCAGAAGACTTTATTTCTAATGACTGGACAGCTATCTCCCAGTACTGACAGAAGAAACCATACTTCAGAACCTTCCTTTTACATAGGGTGTGCCACAGGTGACCCACATCCTGGGTGCTAAGCAGCACCAGCCTTGCTTCCTTCTCCCGACAGATTACACTTGCCTTGGGGATAAGAAAGGAGCCAGCACTTGGGGCCAAATTGATTTAGAGTAAAGTTGAATCCAGTTGTCTCGAGCTAGTAAGTTGTCGGGAGATTCTGAGAAAAGTGACATAAATATCTTTTCTCCATAGGTTTAAAATCCTACATTTATTGCCATATATACATGGGTCAGTTTTTGGACTGTCTGTTTTGTTCCCCTGAGCTCTTTACTATCCATGCTCTAGAACTatgggtttgtgttttttttttgaaaaactgaGGCCTGACCATGTGTTTGAGTGGCTCCTATTATAATAGGGTTTCCTTCCCTGTTTGGGGCATAGGATTCTGTTCTTTCCTTCTAGTTTCCTTATTTCCACTTGCACAGCCTACCTAATGAAGTATCTTAAAATTCTTTTACCTTGAAAAGACATGTGAGACATATAATGTCTCCCTATCTACCAACAGCCTAAACAGTTGTGCAGACTCACAACCAGTCTTTCTTTATTTGCACCccatcctcttccttctccaaaccTCTACTgggttattttgaagcaaatctcagATGCCATGCATGTCATTTGCCAGTATTTCATTATGTCTctctagggcttccttggtggctcagacggtaaatgctttcaatgctggagatctgggttcaatccttgggtcaggaaggtcccctggaggagggcatggccacccactgcagtattcttgcctggagaatccccatggactgaggagcctggcaggctacagtccatgaggtctctaagagttggacatgactgagcacctaagcgCACAGCACATGTCTCTCTAAAGAAGAAGCACACTTTTTCCAAACATGACCAGTTTCATCTCATGATTATGTAATATCCTCTAATATCCAGTTGGTATGTGGATCTCTTGACTGTCCTGTAAGTTGTTTGCTGTGTCTGAATCTAGATCCACATAAAGTCTACACTTGCATTTGCCTCAgtttgctccctccctcccttggcctttctttcttccataggttctgtttctttattgttctctctccttttcttttccttgagatGCATTTGTTTGAAGGGTTTTATGTACGTCCAGAATTGGCTGGTGGTCTTGTTTGGCGCTTTCCTCTCTCCTTGTATTTCCTGTAAACTGATAGTTCCATCCAGAGTTTGCCCCAGAGTAATATTAAAAACCCAGTGTAATGTCCTCACGTGAGAACAGAGAATGATTTGAGCCCTCCCTTTTAGGGACAAAGCTTTGTTTTGTCGACTAAAAAAtacagtcacaacctgaaagtagagagttttttatttggtgggaatattTAGGACTCAGAGTCCCAGAGACAGtgtctcagtagctctgagaaaactgctccaaggaggcaggagggcagtGAAccagtgaggttgctcagtcatgtccacctctttgcaaccccatggactgtagcttaccaggctcctccatccctggaattttccaggcaagagtactggagtgggttgccatttccttctccaggggatctttgtaacccagggatcaaacccgggtctcctacaatgcaggcagatgctttaccatctgagccaccagggagtcagTCTACATACACGTTTGCAATggagggagcaggcagtctgaacatcacaGATCAGGTATGAAGCTAAGGAGTTTGGCATTCTGTGTATGGGTGCAAGCCTCTAGGCTTGGATTCACTCCTTTCATGTGCAGCTCAGCGACCTGAGCACCTCAGCCAATCCTGTTTCCTCGTTTGCCTGGCTTCTTGCATCACCTCCCCCCCACAGCAGTCACTGTGGGGTGGCAGCATCTGCTGGACCTCAGTTttggggagccctcattcacatttggaggccagaaatcgctgGTGGCTGTGACATTCCTTGTTTATTAATAGGcagaagatattttcatttcacagtttGTACCACCCTCATCCTCTCCCCTTCATAATCCCATTTCAGAGTCTCAGGTAAGGGACATTATTTGACTGTATTGaaaagaaaagtacaattttcctGACTCTTGTGGAGATCTTGCCCAAAATGAAGACTCTCACCACTGTTCCCTTTTCACAGAGAATCATCTCTTATCTAGCTTTTCTGAGACCAAAGGGAGCAGGGTTAATTACCCCAAACCTGGTGACTATGCTGGTCTTTCCCTTACCATGATGCTCTCTTACTGATTCTGCTCTGCTTCAAATCTGTCtcctccaggcctctctcctggggcttctttctctgcttctgggTCCTTTCCTGCCCATTTTTATTGGTATTTAATTTTCATcgcattcctttttcttcccattGTTCAAATGTCTTCTCATTAATTCTTATGGTTTCGATCATCTGAAACTGAGGACTTTCGAGTCGCTGTCCCCTACCCAGGTCTCACTCTTGATCCCCAAACCAGGGTGTCCACCTCCAGCTGAGTCCTGAGAAACTCGCTGTCTTCATCCCCAGACACCTCTGTTCCATGCGTAACTTTATAGCACCAACATCTTCCTAATTTCCAAGCCAAGAATCTGGGGTTCATCCTTGCAGTGCCCCCTACTTACTCCTCCCCACTGTATCCATCAGTTGCCGAGTGACTTACTGTTTTTCCTTGACTTTGCACAAATCTGTCCCCCACTTCCTCAGTACTGGAGTCAAAAGCTGGCGCCTCAGAGCCAGGCAGGCTTGGGTGGAGGTCCCACCTCTTGATAAGCTCTGAATCTGATGTGAGTTACTCTACTCCTTGAGCTCAGATTCCATGTCTGCAAAATGGGATTGATGCCAACACCCTGTGTACAGGTTCGTTGTggatattaaatgaaatagtgcATATGAATCACATTTATCTCTAAACATAGAATCCTATTTAGTCATTAGCTCTCATCAGATGCAAAATCCATTTCAGAATGCATCATGTTATATGAAGACGTACCATATTGTCTTATGAGCCTTGAATGTCTTGTTCTGaagatgtattattattattttaaacaatggacctccagggaagttcccatagcatcttatttttttttttaattttatttattttggctttactgggtctttgttgctttgtactggctctctctagttgtggaggtcaggggctactctttattgtggtgagtgggcttctcattgtggtggcttctctcgttgtggagcacaggctctagatgcgtgggcttcagtaattaCAGCAgccgggctcagcagttgtggctcgcAGGTTAgatctgcagcatgtggaatcttcccagaccagggatcgaacctgtgtcccttgcattggcagttggattcttatccactgtgccaccagggaagtccctgaaggtGTATTATTAAGTGAAGTGCAAAGTATTTCCTGCTTCTAATTCTTACACTTCTCATGAAAGATGTGAAGACAGTTTTCTCTCAGTGGCTAAACATATTTAGGCATATTTTTTATATACAGCATAGGTGTGTGAGTATGTCTGCAGTTAATAAAATTGTCATCACAAGACTGCTAAAAgcactgtaaaatcataaaaaGCTGTAACTTTTAGCAaagcaataaataatacaaatctaACAAAGAACCAGAATAATAATGTTTAAGCTTGTTTTGAAGTAGTTCACTTGAGCAAGTATGTCATAAAATATTTGAGTGTGTTGCTAATGGAAATATCACTTTTCaaattttacattatatatacatttgtctATCACCTATCATATAACAATTCAAGTATGCTATTAATATTGTAgcacataaattatatatttatgctcattatttttcttacagCATATGAAGCTTaggtttctaaagaaaaaaattatagactCAGCATCTAGATATGACTCTTTAATTGGTCAGGAGGAATAAGAAACATTTAATTCACAAcgcaaagtaatttttttctttgagggTGCTTTATGATGTAATATGTAGAAGAATAttgtatttgaaagtgaaagtcactcagtcatgtctgactctttgcaaccctggcaagaatactggagtgggtagctgttcccttctccaggagatcttcctgacccagaaactggggtctcctgcattgcaggtagattctttaccagctgagctcccaggaaaTATTGTATGTAaatcatggaaaaataaaatattagttcACTTTTAGGATAAAAAAAGTAATGTATGTGAAGACTTAGCCAAATGCTGGAAGCTAGCTAGTAATTATCATGTTTATAATGCTTGTTGTCATTTCGTGGTGCTTCTTGCTGGTGGTCAGTCTCTCCCCACTTCTTCCGCTCTCAGCTGTGACTCTGCCTCACTTGGACTCTCAAGCCATTTTCATATGCCTTCACTCTGGTGTTCTCAAACACAAATCTGATGCTGCTGCTCCTCTGCACAGAGCCTTCCAAGGCTGCCGCTGCTGGGATGTTTTGACTCCTGACTTGGCCTCAGTGGGTCCCTGcacccctgccccatccctcaaccccatcccccaccaccaTGCCCTCCACAGATCCTTCAGGGTAGTTTAAGCACATTGTCTCTGGGGAGCTTTTCTCAACTGCCCATTCCTTCTTGTTTTGGGGTAGAGACTGCTTCCCAGATTTATCTGTAAACCTGGTGTGAAACCTCGCTTCACAGCTGTGCTGTAATTAGGTATGAGCATCTTGTGGTCAGAGATGGTCTTCTGGGGCCCTGGGCGCACCAGTGCCTGGCAGAGAGGCACTGAGAAGCAGAGGGTCGGAAGAGGAGGTGTGATGGGGGTCCCTTTATCCTTGTGTCCTTCAGTGTGGAGGGCACTATGAGCTCTTTGCTGTGATCGCCCACGTGGGGAACGCTGACTATGGTCACTACTGTGCCTACATCCGGAGTTCTGAAGATGGAGAATGGTTCTGCTTCAACGACTCCAATGTTTCTTGGGTGAGAAGCGTCCTCCCAAACTGCCTCTTGCCGTGGGTTCTCCATCTCTAATGGGTTCTGAGCCAGGACTGGAAGGCCATTGTGACCCAGACACACTAAGATCCTGTTTTCTGTGGCAGGGGGGCCTTTGTGAAATTTGAAGCCCTTTACTGCATGGAGCCCTATCTGGTTCACAGCTCTGCTACGGTCTGCTTAGCTTAGCGTCCCAGTTTCTGGAATTCTCAGCTCAGGGCCCTGCAACCTTGTGCTCTGGACTAACCTATGAAGGCAAGAAGCTCTAGAAAGAGTTACAAAATCTGGGCCCAGCATAACCAAGTGTAGACAATGCACCTGAGGGACTTGGTGTGCCGAGCACCTGTCACTGGGTGACCAGGCCTGGGAGTAGTCAGACTGGTCTGTCTAGGGGAGGGAGGGCAGCTGGCAGCACCATCACTCTCTGGCCACTTAACCTGGTTTGTCTCTGTCCTTGCAGGTGTCCTGGGAAGACGTCCAGTGTACCTATGGGAATCACAGCTACCGCTGGTGAGGAAGGCTGGGTCGTGGGTCCCATGAACTCACTCAGGGCATCTGTTGCTGTAGGAAAGGGCTGCCACTCACCTTTGGAGGCCCAGAGAATATGCTCAGCCTCGTTTTTCAGCCCCATCCACTGCACTGCTCCTctcctagtttattttttaaatttttttcatagatAAAGGTTTGaaattacatatgtatttttaagttaattaagaaaaatttttgtcaatgctgtgtcttcattgctttctctggttgtggtgagcgggggctctTTGTTGCAGGTGTgcaagcttctcactgtggtggcttcttttgttgcagaggaCAGGCTCCAGAGCTTGCAGACTCAGCagttgtagtgcacaggcttagctgctccatggcacgcGGAgccttcccagaccagagatggaacccgtgtcccctgcactggcaggtggagtcttaaccactgcactgccagggaagtcctcctcttGCAGTTTAGACCCAGCAGTGCTAAAGTGTCTGAGGCTCCCAAACAATCACACCATCCCTGGCTTTGCACGTGCTGTCCCTTCTCCTAGTTTGTCCCTGAGGCAAACCACCTTCATGCTTCCGTGCTTCTGCTCATGCCCACCTGCCTTGTACTGCCTTCCCAGCACCATTCAGGCAGGTGTGCAGGAGCCTCTCAGGTGTTTTCCATCATGTGCTCACCTCTTCACAGCCAGGACCACGCTGCTTGGTCATTGTTCACCTGCATAACATTCTTTCACGTTAACCATGAACTCTTCGGAAGCAAGGATCACTCTTGTCCTTCTCTGTTGTCTGGTATGGAGGCTTGAATTTAGTCAGTAATAACAGTAAATATATTGTTGAAAATCAGTAACTACATAgaggggaggctggagaggaaaAAGCTTGGCAGAGataaagcagagactttgcagGTTTTTTCTGCAGAGCTTCTGGGTTAGAGGTGACATTGCACACTAAGCGTGGTGTGGGACGTGGACCCAGCCGCACGAGTAGGTCTTCACTTGGAAACTGATAAATTGGGTGAAATTTGTGCTTGAAATCCtgcccccccaccgccccctgcTACCTGctgcttctccttttcttctaagcatCTCCCTTAGATACACTCTTAGATATACACTTGGTCATCTTTTGGTTGTCAGTGACCCCCCGTTATTTAGATCAGGGTTTGGCAGACTTTTTCTGTCAAAGGCCAGAGAGTGAATGTTTCAGTTTCTGGGATACACAGTCTGTGTCTCGGCTCCTTGGTTCTGCTTCTGCAACACAAAAGCAGCCACTGGTGGTACATGAGTGAGCATATGTGGCTTTGTTCCGGTTACATTTACTTAAGTTCATGGGCTCATAGTTTGTCAACCCCTGCTTGAGATGTTAGCTAATAGTTATTTACCCGGGTCCCCAGTTTTGTCTGCCCTGAGCTGATAGGTTGATGAAGACCTGATCCAGTAAACCGGGAAGTTTTCTGATGGGTGTTCTATCAAGAAGTAATGATGTAGTAATGAACTCTGAATGTTTCGTCTCAGTGATGCCCttgcactttttttctttctaggcgGGAGACTGCCTATCTCCTGTTTTACGTGAAGACTGAGTCCTAATGGATGCTCCCTAAACCTTCAGAGACCTACAGAGTgtcatcttccttttctgttcCTGTCTCTGCAGATTGTAAGAGATTCTGCAGTGAGGAGAGGCACCATTTTCAAgctgtttacattttatttataataagtggtgattcttaaaatatttagcaGTGACACTACACAGGTC
Above is a genomic segment from Bos indicus isolate NIAB-ARS_2022 breed Sahiwal x Tharparkar chromosome 5, NIAB-ARS_B.indTharparkar_mat_pri_1.0, whole genome shotgun sequence containing:
- the USP18 gene encoding ubl carboxyl-terminal hydrolase 18, which codes for MGPVGLHNIGQTCCLNSLIQVLVRNVGFAKILKRITVPGGAEEQRRSVPFQLLLLLEKMQDSRKKAVQPTELAYCLQKYNIPMFVQHDAAQLYLTVWNLIKNQITDVDLVARLQALYTIRLKESFVCLECTSEMSRNSSMLALPLSVFDMHWKPLKTLEDALHCFFQPQELSSKDKCFCESCGRKTLWKQVLTLTHLPQTLTIHLMRFSIRNLRAEKVCHSLYFPQNLDLTKLLETKGEPCSAEEQCGGHYELFAVIAHVGNADYGHYCAYIRSSEDGEWFCFNDSNVSWVSWEDVQCTYGNHSYRWRETAYLLFYVKTES